A genomic region of Pseudorca crassidens isolate mPseCra1 chromosome 10, mPseCra1.hap1, whole genome shotgun sequence contains the following coding sequences:
- the VIPR1 gene encoding vasoactive intestinal polypeptide receptor 1 isoform X3 yields the protein MRPPRPPPARWLCVLVGALACALGPAGGWEVGLQQEECDYMQMIKVQHNQCLKEAQLENETTGCSKMWDNLTCWPATPRGQVVVLACPLIFKLFSPIQGRNVSRSCTDEGWTPLEPGPYPIACGLDDNASSLDEQQQTMFYSSVKTGYTVGYSLSLATLLVATAILSLFRKLHCTRNYIHIHLFVSFILRATAVFIKDLALFDSGESDHCSKGSVGCKAAVVLFQYCVMANFFWLLVEGLYLHTLLAVSFFSERKYFWGYIFIGWGVPSTFTMVWTIIRIHFEDYGCWDTIISSLWWIIKAPILASILVNFILFIRIIRILVHKLRAPDVGKSDSSPYSVLWWPSSTASSMARCRQSCGGSGGAGICRASWVGNPNTSTRQQAAAGPRAALRSPC from the exons GGCGGCTGGGAAGTCGGGCTGCAGCAGGAGGAGTGTGACTATATGCAGATGATCAAGGTACAGCACAACCAGTGCCTGAAGGAGGCCCAGCTGGAGAATGAAACAACAG GCTGCAGCAAGATGTGGGACAACCTCACCTGCTGGCCAGCCACCCCTCGGGGCCAGGTGGTCGTCTTGGCCTGCCCTCTCATCTTTAAACTCTTCTCCCCCATTCAAG GCCGCAACGTGAGCCGCAGCTGCACTGACGAGGGCTGGACGCCCCTGGAGCCTGGTCCCTACCCCATTGCCTGTGGCTTGGATGACAACGCATCGAGTTTGGACGAG CAGCAGCAGACAATGTTCTACAGTTCTGTGAAGACTGGCTACACCGTCGGCTACAGCCTGTCCCTCGCCACCCTCCTTGTCGCCACTGCCATCCTGAGCCTGTTCAG GAAGCTCCACTGCACGCGGAACTACATCCACATCCATCTCTTCGTATCCTTCATCCTGAGGGCCACCGCTGTCTTCATCAAAGACTTGGCCCTCTTCGACAGCGGGGAGTCGGACCACTGCTCCAAGGGCTCG GTGGGCTGTAAGGCGGCCGTGGTGTTATTCCAGTACTGTGTCATGGCCAACTTCTTCTGGCTGCTGGTGGAGGGCCTCTACCTGCACACCCTGCTCGCCGTCTCCTTCTTCTCCGAGAGGAAGTACTTCTGGGGGTACATATTCATCGGCTGGG GGGTGCCCAGCACATTCACCATGGTGTGGACCATCATCAGAATCCATTTTGAGGATTACGG ATGCTGGGACACCATCATCTCCTCACTGTGGTGGATCATAAAGGCTCCCATCCTCGCCTCCATCTTG GTGAACTTCATCCTCTTTATTCGCATCATCAGAATCCTGGTTCACAAACTGCGGGCCCCAGATGTCGGGAAGAGTGACAGCAGCCCATACTC GGTTTTGTGGTGGCCGTCCTCTACTGCTTCCTCAATGGCGAG GTGCAGGCAGAGCTGCGGCGGAAGTGGCGGCGCTGGCATCTGCAGGGCGTCTTGGGTTGGAAACCCAAATACCAGCACCCGTCAGCAGGCAGCAGCGGGGCCACGTGCAGCACTCAGGTCTCCATGCTGA
- the VIPR1 gene encoding vasoactive intestinal polypeptide receptor 1 isoform X1, giving the protein MRPPRPPPARWLCVLVGALACALGPAGGWEVGLQQEECDYMQMIKVQHNQCLKEAQLENETTGCSKMWDNLTCWPATPRGQVVVLACPLIFKLFSPIQGRNVSRSCTDEGWTPLEPGPYPIACGLDDNASSLDEQQQTMFYSSVKTGYTVGYSLSLATLLVATAILSLFRKLHCTRNYIHIHLFVSFILRATAVFIKDLALFDSGESDHCSKGSVGCKAAVVLFQYCVMANFFWLLVEGLYLHTLLAVSFFSERKYFWGYIFIGWGVPSTFTMVWTIIRIHFEDYGCWDTIISSLWWIIKAPILASILVNFILFIRIIRILVHKLRAPDVGKSDSSPYSRLAKSTLLLIPLFGVHYIMFAFFPDNFKAEVKMVFELVVGSFQGFVVAVLYCFLNGEVQAELRRKWRRWHLQGVLGWKPKYQHPSAGSSGATCSTQVSMLTRVSPGARRSSSFQAEVSLV; this is encoded by the exons GGCGGCTGGGAAGTCGGGCTGCAGCAGGAGGAGTGTGACTATATGCAGATGATCAAGGTACAGCACAACCAGTGCCTGAAGGAGGCCCAGCTGGAGAATGAAACAACAG GCTGCAGCAAGATGTGGGACAACCTCACCTGCTGGCCAGCCACCCCTCGGGGCCAGGTGGTCGTCTTGGCCTGCCCTCTCATCTTTAAACTCTTCTCCCCCATTCAAG GCCGCAACGTGAGCCGCAGCTGCACTGACGAGGGCTGGACGCCCCTGGAGCCTGGTCCCTACCCCATTGCCTGTGGCTTGGATGACAACGCATCGAGTTTGGACGAG CAGCAGCAGACAATGTTCTACAGTTCTGTGAAGACTGGCTACACCGTCGGCTACAGCCTGTCCCTCGCCACCCTCCTTGTCGCCACTGCCATCCTGAGCCTGTTCAG GAAGCTCCACTGCACGCGGAACTACATCCACATCCATCTCTTCGTATCCTTCATCCTGAGGGCCACCGCTGTCTTCATCAAAGACTTGGCCCTCTTCGACAGCGGGGAGTCGGACCACTGCTCCAAGGGCTCG GTGGGCTGTAAGGCGGCCGTGGTGTTATTCCAGTACTGTGTCATGGCCAACTTCTTCTGGCTGCTGGTGGAGGGCCTCTACCTGCACACCCTGCTCGCCGTCTCCTTCTTCTCCGAGAGGAAGTACTTCTGGGGGTACATATTCATCGGCTGGG GGGTGCCCAGCACATTCACCATGGTGTGGACCATCATCAGAATCCATTTTGAGGATTACGG ATGCTGGGACACCATCATCTCCTCACTGTGGTGGATCATAAAGGCTCCCATCCTCGCCTCCATCTTG GTGAACTTCATCCTCTTTATTCGCATCATCAGAATCCTGGTTCACAAACTGCGGGCCCCAGATGTCGGGAAGAGTGACAGCAGCCCATACTC gaggCTGGCCAAGTCCACCCTTCTGCTGATCCCCCTGTTTGGAGTGCACTACATCATGTTTGCCTTCTTCCCCGACAACTTTAAGGCTGAAGTGAAAATGGTCTTTGAGCTCGTCGTGGGGTCTTTCCAG GGTTTTGTGGTGGCCGTCCTCTACTGCTTCCTCAATGGCGAG GTGCAGGCAGAGCTGCGGCGGAAGTGGCGGCGCTGGCATCTGCAGGGCGTCTTGGGTTGGAAACCCAAATACCAGCACCCGTCAGCAGGCAGCAGCGGGGCCACGTGCAGCACTCAGGTCTCCATGCTGACCCGCGTCAGCCCCGGCGCGCGCCGCTCCTCCAGCTTCCAGGCCGAAGTCTCCCTGGTCTGA
- the VIPR1 gene encoding vasoactive intestinal polypeptide receptor 1 isoform X2 — protein MRPPRPPPARWLCVLVGALACALGPAGGWEVGLQQEECDYMQMIKVQHNQCLKEAQLENETTGCSKMWDNLTCWPATPRGQVVVLACPLIFKLFSPIQGRNVSRSCTDEGWTPLEPGPYPIACGLDDNASSLDEQQTMFYSSVKTGYTVGYSLSLATLLVATAILSLFRKLHCTRNYIHIHLFVSFILRATAVFIKDLALFDSGESDHCSKGSVGCKAAVVLFQYCVMANFFWLLVEGLYLHTLLAVSFFSERKYFWGYIFIGWGVPSTFTMVWTIIRIHFEDYGCWDTIISSLWWIIKAPILASILVNFILFIRIIRILVHKLRAPDVGKSDSSPYSRLAKSTLLLIPLFGVHYIMFAFFPDNFKAEVKMVFELVVGSFQGFVVAVLYCFLNGEVQAELRRKWRRWHLQGVLGWKPKYQHPSAGSSGATCSTQVSMLTRVSPGARRSSSFQAEVSLV, from the exons GGCGGCTGGGAAGTCGGGCTGCAGCAGGAGGAGTGTGACTATATGCAGATGATCAAGGTACAGCACAACCAGTGCCTGAAGGAGGCCCAGCTGGAGAATGAAACAACAG GCTGCAGCAAGATGTGGGACAACCTCACCTGCTGGCCAGCCACCCCTCGGGGCCAGGTGGTCGTCTTGGCCTGCCCTCTCATCTTTAAACTCTTCTCCCCCATTCAAG GCCGCAACGTGAGCCGCAGCTGCACTGACGAGGGCTGGACGCCCCTGGAGCCTGGTCCCTACCCCATTGCCTGTGGCTTGGATGACAACGCATCGAGTTTGGACGAG CAGCAGACAATGTTCTACAGTTCTGTGAAGACTGGCTACACCGTCGGCTACAGCCTGTCCCTCGCCACCCTCCTTGTCGCCACTGCCATCCTGAGCCTGTTCAG GAAGCTCCACTGCACGCGGAACTACATCCACATCCATCTCTTCGTATCCTTCATCCTGAGGGCCACCGCTGTCTTCATCAAAGACTTGGCCCTCTTCGACAGCGGGGAGTCGGACCACTGCTCCAAGGGCTCG GTGGGCTGTAAGGCGGCCGTGGTGTTATTCCAGTACTGTGTCATGGCCAACTTCTTCTGGCTGCTGGTGGAGGGCCTCTACCTGCACACCCTGCTCGCCGTCTCCTTCTTCTCCGAGAGGAAGTACTTCTGGGGGTACATATTCATCGGCTGGG GGGTGCCCAGCACATTCACCATGGTGTGGACCATCATCAGAATCCATTTTGAGGATTACGG ATGCTGGGACACCATCATCTCCTCACTGTGGTGGATCATAAAGGCTCCCATCCTCGCCTCCATCTTG GTGAACTTCATCCTCTTTATTCGCATCATCAGAATCCTGGTTCACAAACTGCGGGCCCCAGATGTCGGGAAGAGTGACAGCAGCCCATACTC gaggCTGGCCAAGTCCACCCTTCTGCTGATCCCCCTGTTTGGAGTGCACTACATCATGTTTGCCTTCTTCCCCGACAACTTTAAGGCTGAAGTGAAAATGGTCTTTGAGCTCGTCGTGGGGTCTTTCCAG GGTTTTGTGGTGGCCGTCCTCTACTGCTTCCTCAATGGCGAG GTGCAGGCAGAGCTGCGGCGGAAGTGGCGGCGCTGGCATCTGCAGGGCGTCTTGGGTTGGAAACCCAAATACCAGCACCCGTCAGCAGGCAGCAGCGGGGCCACGTGCAGCACTCAGGTCTCCATGCTGACCCGCGTCAGCCCCGGCGCGCGCCGCTCCTCCAGCTTCCAGGCCGAAGTCTCCCTGGTCTGA